A window of Hyperolius riggenbachi isolate aHypRig1 chromosome 1, aHypRig1.pri, whole genome shotgun sequence contains these coding sequences:
- the LOC137570558 gene encoding mucin-2-like, whose translation MLEIIDLAGKSARKFITIIIPTTTSTIIISNTTTTIIIPTTTTTIITSIIHNTITIHTTTIIITTTIITNTTTITIIIITTTTSTIIISNTTTTIIIPTTTTTIITTTIITNTTTISIIIITTITSIIIHNTTTIIITSIIIQNIITIIIIHNTIIIIICTTVTMIICTTATITIIISTTATIILTTTTTIIIIHTTTITIIIISTTTTTIITSIIHNTITIHTTTIIITTTIITNTTTITIIIITTITTTIITSIIIHTTTIIIITIITTINIIIITNTTTIIIIIPTTIIIPTTITTIIITTTTIITNTTTITIIIIHTTTTTIIHTTTYTIIIHTTTYTIIIHTTTYTIIIHTTTTNIIHTTTTTIIHTTTYTIIIHTTTYTIIIPTTIIHTTTTTIIHTTTYTIIIHTTTYTIIIHTTTTTIIHTTTTTIIHTTTYTTIIHTTTYTIIIHTTTYTIIIHTTTTTIIHTTTTTIIHTTTYTIIIHTTTYTIIIPTTTTTITHTTTTTIIHTTTYTIIIHTTTYTIIIHTTTTTIIHTTTTTIIHTTTYTTIIHTTTYTIIIHTTTYTIIIHTTTTTIIHTTTTTIIHTTTYTIIIHTTTYTIIFHTTTTTLIHTTTITIIHTTTYTIIIHTTTYTITIPTTTTTITHTTTTTIIHTTTTTIIHTTTYTIIIHTTTYTIIIHTTTTTIIHTTTTTIIHTTTYTIIIHTTTYTIIIHTTTYTIIIHTTTTTIIHTTTYTIIIHTTTIIHTTTTTIIHTTTTTTIIHTTTYIIIHTTTITIIHTTTYTIIIHTTTYTIIIHTTTYTIIIHTTTTTIIHTTTYTIIIHTTTYTTIIHTTTTTIINTSTIIIHNTIIIILIVTNTATIIIIINTTIIIIIIITITSTITIITTTIIHTTTYTIIIHTTTYTIIIHTTTTTIIHTTTTTIIHTTTYTIIIHTTTYTIIIHTTTYTIIIHTTTTTIIHTTTYTIIIHTTTIIHTTTTTIIHTTTTTTIIHTTTYTIIHTTTITIIHTTTYTIIIHTTTYTIIIHTTTYTIIIHTTTTTIIHTTTYTIIIHTTTYTTIIHTTTTTIINTSTIIIHNTIIIILIVTNTATIIIIINTTIIIIIIITITSTITIITTTIITSYSCMDKFHSYLDLGDIWPVDRPRGPQLTFVLC comes from the exons atgttggaaataatagatctagcaggtaaatctgcccgaaaatt TATAACCATCATTATCCCCACCACTACCTCCACCATCATCATCtccaacactaccaccaccatcattatccccaccactaccaccaccatcatTACCTCCATCATCCACAACACCATCACCATCcacaccaccaccatcatcattaCCACCACCATCATCACAAACACCACCACTATCACCATAATCATCATCACCACCACTACCTCCACCATCATCATTtccaacactaccaccaccatcatTATCCCCACCACTACTACCACCATCATTACCACCACCATCATCACAAACACCACCACTATCTCCATAATCATCATCACCACCATTACCTCCATCATCATCCACaacaccaccaccatcatcattaCCTCcatcatcatccaaaacatcatcaccatcatcatcatccacaacaccatcatcatcatcatctgcacCACTGTCACCATGATTATCTGCACCACTGCCACCATCACCATCATCATCAGCACCACTGCCACCATCAtccttaccaccaccaccaccatcatcatcatccacaccACCACTATCACCATAATCATCAtctccaccactaccaccaccatcatTACCTCCATCATCCACAACACCATCACCATCcacaccaccaccatcatcattaCCACCACCATCATCACAAACACCACCACTATCACCATAATCATCATCACCACCATTACCACCACCATCATTACCTCCATCATCATCcacaccaccaccatcatcattaTCACAATTATCACCACCATcaatatcatcatcatcacaaataccaccaccatcatcataatcattcCCACCACCATCATTATCCCCACCACTATCACCACCATCAtcattaccaccaccaccatcatcacaAACACCACCACTATCACCATAATCATCATCcacaccactaccaccaccatcatcCACACCACTACCTACACCATCATCATCCACACCACTACCTACACCATCATCATCCACACCACTACCTACACCATCATCATCCACACCACTACCACCAATATCATCcacaccactaccaccaccatcatcCACACCACTACCTACACCATCATCATCCACACCACTACCTACACCATCATCATCCCCACCACCATCATCcacaccactaccaccaccatcatcCATACCACTACCTACACCATCATCATCCACACCACTACCTACACCATCATCATCcacaccactaccaccaccatcatccacaccactaccaccaccatcatcCACACCACTACCTACACCACCATCATCCACACCACTACCTACACCATCATCATCCACACCACTACCTACACCATTATCATCcacaccactaccaccaccatcatccacaccactaccaccaccatcatcCACACCACTACCTACACCATCATCATCCACACCACTACCTACACCATCATCAtccccaccactaccaccaccatcacccacaccactaccaccaccatcatcCATACCACTACCTACACCATCATCATCCACACCACTACCTACACCATCATCATCcacaccactaccaccaccatcatccacaccactaccaccaccatcatcCACACCACTACCTACACCACCATCATCCACACCACTACCTACACCATCATCATCCACACCACTACCTACACCATCATCATCcacaccactaccaccaccatcatccacaccactaccaccaccatcatcCATACCACTACCTACACCATCATCATCCACACCACTACCTACACCATTATCTTCCACACCACTACCACCACCCTCATCCACACCACTACCATCACCATCATCCACACCACTACCTACACCATCATCATCCACACCACTACCTACACCATCACCAtccccaccactaccaccaccatcacccacaccactaccaccaccatcatccataccactaccaccaccatcatcCATACCACTACCTACACCATCATCATCCACACCACTACCTACACCATCATCATCcacaccactaccaccaccataatccacaccactaccaccaccatcatcCACACCACTACCTACACCATCATCATCCACACCACTACCTACACCATCATCATCCACACCACTACCTACACCATCATCATCCACACCACTACCACTACCATCATCCACACCACTACCTACACCATCATCATCCACACCACTACCATCATCCACACCACTACCACTACCATCATCCAcaccactactaccaccaccatcaTCCACACCACTACCTACATCATCATCCACACCACTACCATCACCATCATCCACACCACTACCTACACCATCATCATCCACACCACTACCTACACCATCATCATCCACACCACTACCTACACCATCATCATCCACACCACTACCACTACCATCATCCACACCACTACCTACACCATTATCATCCACACCACTACCTACACCACCATCATCcacaccactaccaccaccattatAAACACCTCCACCATCATCATCCACAACACCATTATCATCATCCTGATCGTTACAAATACCGCCACAATCATTATCATCATAAATACCACcataatcatcatcattatcatcacaATTACCAGCACCATCACCATAATCACCACCACCATCATCCATACCACTACCTACACCATCATCATCCACACCACTACCTACACCATCATCATCcacaccactaccaccaccataatccacaccactaccaccaccatcatcCACACCACTACCTACACCATCATCATCCACACCACTACCTACACCATCATCATCCACACCACTACCTACACCATCATCATCCACACCACTACCACTACCATCATCCACACCACTACCTACACCATCATCATCCACACCACTACCATCATCCACACCACTACCACTACCATCATCCAcaccactactaccaccaccatcaTCCACACCACTACCTACACCATCATCCACACCACTACCATCACCATCATCCACACCACTACCTACACCATCATCATCCACACCACTACCTACACCATCATCATCCACACCACTACCTACACCATCATCATCCACACCACTACCACTACCATCATCCACACCACTACCTACACCATTATCATCCACACCACTACCTACACCACCATCATCcacaccactaccaccaccattatAAACACCTCCACCATCATCATCCACAACACCATTATTATCATTCTGATCGTTACAAATACCGCCACAATCATTATCATCATAAATACCACcataatcatcatcattatcatcacaATTACCAGCACCATCACCATAatcaccaccaccatcatcacaAGCTACAGCTGCATGGATAAATTTCATAGTTATCTAGATTTAGGTGATATTTGGCCTGTGGATAGGCCCAGAGGACCACAGCTCACCTTTGTACTCTGCTGA